The following are encoded in a window of Conger conger chromosome 19, fConCon1.1, whole genome shotgun sequence genomic DNA:
- the zgc:77752 gene encoding protein tyrosine phosphatase domain-containing protein 1: protein MTLPVPVPRPSYSQARENLVKAIPPKIICLLACGGRDCRYECPGCWRPSQQAVRGVFSTWVTDGIVAMARPSTDLIRRYSIVEQFQQLKIRSIINMQLPGEHGHCGPPLEPESGFTYSPQVFMENGIFFYNFGMPDFGVSSPDGMLDAVKVLAFAVKEGRVAVHCHAGLGRTGVLIACYLIYTLRVSPSEAIHFVRIRRPRSIQTRAQIDLVFDFARLLAPQLVQFPAPAGGRNGAPFGLQQYLHRQRALLHGEEARRLRNLPKIVHFLCGRLTAMALGRVPCPGALEELERGAAVLKMAAAVRETLMARKFLPVLRDARRSRNASVGSLSSWDDPEGFLERKREVLLNKRSYSDSDLCKIALSQDQDFVPVPFKEIPKVIKMESRGTDQKHAGTGLDAPRKDQCNGVPSTGSLRIVTWNSAKKTKCTTKKNPEFPKSTSNVELSVPRPSAPASESQAVAKAMAEQDPPGEDVSRRVALLQDELNGSECSWAALAKEQDPTVLSTLLWGWLDKLKEPVLKGEDVERITSGSQGLSGPGTLQKAQDQTVSCMLRCVGQVTGLCPQLEGAVLWRLIRALTRCSQDDVKQYAVLIQVFKAAAKRYRYHGSCPRVRGKAAKLIENSK, encoded by the exons ATGACCCTGCCCGTACCGGTGCCCCGGCCCTCCTACTCTCAGGCCCGGGAGAACCTGGTCAAGGCCATCCCCCCCAAAATCATCTGCCTGCTGGCCTGCGGGGGGAGAGACTGTCGCTACGAGTGCCCGGGCTGCTGGAGACCCAGCCAACAGGCCGTACGGGGGGTCTTCTCCACATG GGTGACCGATGGCATCGTTGCCATGGCGAGACCGTCTACGGACCTCATCAGGAGGTACAGCATCGTCGAGCAGTTCCAGCA GCTGAAGATCAGGTCCATCATCAACATGCAGCTCCCCGGCGAGCACGGTCACTGCGGACCCCCTCTGGAGCCCGAGAGCGGCTTCACGTACTCCCCGCAGGTCTTCATGGAGAACGGAA TCTTCTTCTATAACTTCGGCATGCCGGACTTCGGCGTGTCGTCCCCGGACGGCATGCTGGACGCGGTGAAGGTGTTGGCGTTCGCGGTGAAGGAAGGGAGAGTGGCGGTGCATTGCCATGCTGGGCTAGGGAGGACGG GGGTCCTGATCGCCTGCTATTTGATCTACACCCTGCGGGTCAGCCCGAGCGAGGCCATCCACTTCGTGCGCATCAGGCGTCCGCGCTCCATCCAGACGCGGGCGCAGATCGACCTGGTGTTCGACTTCGCCCGGCTCCTCGCCCCGCAGCTCGTGCAGTTCCCCGCCCCCGCCGGCGGCCGGAACGGCGCCCCCTTCGGCCTGCAGCAGTACCTGCACCGCCAGCGGGCGCTGCTGCACGGGGAGGAGGCGCGCCGGCTGAGGAACCTGCCCAAGATCGTCCACTTCCTGTGCGGCCGGCTGACGGCGATGGCGCTGGGCCGGGTGCCGTGCCCCGGCgcgctggaggagctggagcgcGGCGCCGCCgttctcaaaatggccgccgcggTGAGGGAGACCCTCATGGCCAGGAAGTTCCTGCCCGTCCTGCGCGACGCCAGGCGCTCCCGGAACGCCTCCGTGggctccctctcctcctgggaCGACCCGGAGGGATTCCTGGAGCGCAAGAGGGAGGTGCTGCTGAACAAGAGGAGCTACAGCGATTCGGACCTCTGCAAGATCGCTCTCTCCCAG GATCAAGATTTTGTGCCTGTTCCATTCAAAGAGATTCCTAAAGTTATCAAGATGGAGAGCAGAGGAACTGATCAGAAACACGCAGGCACTGGTCTGGATGCCCCCAGAAAGGACCAGTGTAATGGGGTTCCCTCCACTGGATCTCTTAGGATAGTCACTTGGAACTCCGCAAAGAAGACCAAGTGCACGACCAAGAAGAATCCAGAATTTCCTAAATCCACCTCTAATGTGGAG CTCAGTGTACCCCGCCCGTCCGCACCAGCCTCGGAATCTCAGGCGGTTGCCAAGGCGATGGCGGAACAGGACCCCCCAGGGGAAGACGTTTCGCGGAGGGTCGCTCTTCTGCAG GATGAGCTGAATGGAAGCGAGTGCTCGTGGGCTGCACTGGCGAAGGAGCAGGACCCCACGGTCCTCAGCACCCTGCTGTGGGGCTGGCTGGACAAACTGAAG GAACCTGTTCTTAAAGGAGAGGACGTAGAGAGAATCACCTCGGGCTCCCAAGGCCTCAGCGGTCCTGGGACACTGCAGAAG GCGCAGGACCAGACCGTTTCCTGTATGCTGCGCTGCGTGGGTCAGGTGACCGGCCTGTGTCCACAGCTGGAGGGGGCGGTGCTCTGGCGTCTCATCCGCGCTCTGACCAGG TGCTCGCAAGACGACGTGAAGCAGTACGCCGTGTTAATACAAGTCTTCAAAGCCGCGGCGAAGCGCTATCGCTACCACGGCTCATGCCCCAGAGTCAGAGGCAAAGCCGCGAAGCTGATCGAGAACAGCAAGTAA